The following proteins are co-located in the Calditrichota bacterium genome:
- the mscL gene encoding large-conductance mechanosensitive channel protein MscL, which yields MSLIKEFKAFALKGNVIDMAVGIVIGVAFGKIVASLVADVIMPPIGVLLGGVDFSSLSLVVKQAVGNTPAVMINYGKFLNTIIEFLIIAFSIFLVVKGINTIKKKEEAAPKAAPAPPKQEILLEEIRDLLKQNR from the coding sequence ATGAGTCTCATAAAAGAATTTAAGGCGTTTGCCCTCAAAGGAAACGTCATTGACATGGCCGTTGGAATTGTCATTGGGGTGGCTTTTGGGAAAATCGTCGCTTCCCTGGTGGCTGACGTAATTATGCCGCCAATCGGGGTTCTGTTAGGCGGGGTGGATTTTTCCAGTCTGAGTCTGGTGGTTAAACAGGCCGTTGGAAATACACCGGCTGTGATGATAAATTACGGTAAATTTCTTAATACAATCATTGAATTTCTAATCATCGCTTTCTCGATTTTTCTTGTTGTGAAAGGAATCAACACCATCAAAAAGAAAGAAGAAGCGGCTCCTAAAGCTGCACCGGCTCCTCCCAAACAAGAGATTCTTCTGGAGGAAATCCGGGATTTGCTGAAACAAAACCGCTAA
- a CDS encoding DUF4332 domain-containing protein: MANYKIDHVEGIGPAFADKLRGIGIKSVAALLAKGATPKGRKEIVEKTGISDSLVLKWVNMADLYRVAGVGSEYAELLEAAGVDTVKELRNRNAENLWTKMQDVNASKKLVRQLPSLKMVQSWVSHAKTLNPVVTY, from the coding sequence ATGGCAAACTACAAAATCGATCATGTGGAAGGAATTGGACCGGCCTTCGCTGACAAATTACGCGGCATTGGAATCAAAAGCGTTGCTGCTCTTTTGGCAAAAGGCGCGACCCCCAAGGGACGCAAAGAAATAGTCGAAAAAACGGGCATCAGTGATTCCCTGGTTTTGAAGTGGGTGAATATGGCCGATTTGTACCGGGTAGCAGGCGTGGGCAGTGAATATGCGGAATTATTGGAAGCGGCCGGAGTGGACACGGTTAAAGAACTTCGCAATCGTAACGCAGAAAACCTGTGGACAAAAATGCAGGACGTCAACGCCTCAAAAAAGCTGGTTCGACAATTACCCAGTTTAAAGATGGTACAGTCCTGGGTTAGTCACGCAAAAACCTTGAATCCTGTTGTTACATACTAA
- a CDS encoding DUF3078 domain-containing protein: protein MKRFFLFNTVLMLAFLSAVSFASEKDPIGFKPTIVGGLNLTQNSTSNWTAGGENAYAYTFTLNSQFLNNQPKYRWKITGDFAFGQTKVGSQDLRNAVDRIDINGLLTYKYGLFINPYVSAGLLTQFATGYDYSKTPPLAKSGFFDPAFITGGTGLGWTLRPKFTTRLGLGIKETITQKYSQFGYADKASTPNIIEKTKFETGIQSVTELETKLANNLLYISHLGLFSSFANMTAVDVKWNNTWSVNVSKFISINLIVNLLYDEDISSKIQIQEALAIGLTANFIK from the coding sequence ATGAAACGATTCTTTCTTTTTAACACAGTGCTAATGCTCGCATTTCTTTCGGCGGTGAGCTTTGCTTCTGAAAAAGATCCAATAGGCTTCAAACCCACAATCGTTGGCGGGTTGAATCTTACACAAAATAGTACCAGCAATTGGACGGCCGGCGGTGAAAATGCTTACGCCTACACCTTTACCCTGAATTCTCAATTTCTCAACAACCAACCCAAATACCGCTGGAAAATTACCGGAGATTTCGCATTTGGGCAAACCAAAGTTGGTAGCCAAGATTTGCGAAATGCCGTTGATCGAATTGACATAAACGGTTTGTTGACGTATAAATACGGCCTATTTATCAATCCCTATGTTTCAGCGGGGCTTTTGACCCAATTTGCCACCGGTTACGATTATTCAAAAACACCCCCTCTGGCCAAATCCGGTTTCTTCGACCCGGCTTTCATTACAGGCGGTACAGGCCTGGGCTGGACCCTTCGCCCAAAATTTACGACGCGTTTGGGGCTTGGAATAAAGGAAACCATTACGCAGAAATATTCTCAATTCGGATATGCTGACAAGGCCTCCACACCGAATATCATTGAGAAAACAAAATTTGAAACAGGCATTCAATCTGTTACTGAGCTGGAAACAAAACTGGCCAATAACCTGCTTTATATTTCCCACCTGGGGCTTTTTTCGAGTTTCGCCAACATGACTGCCGTAGACGTTAAATGGAACAACACCTGGTCGGTGAACGTTTCGAAATTTATTTCGATTAATCTGATTGTCAATCTCCTCTACGATGAGGATATTTCGTCTAAAATACAAATTCAGGAGGCTCTTGCGATCGGGTTGACCGCTAATTTCATAAAATAG
- a CDS encoding response regulator, with amino-acid sequence MNNILIIDDEEDILEILSDVIKGWGHLPIIARDGKDGLRKFQEVPVDLILSDIKMPNLDGISLLERIRSSDKQIPVILLTGYPSVDSAVHAMKQGAFDYITKPVNLDELRIKIDRGLERARMNQSLNFLKSINWSLLISIPIWLILGIILAKLLR; translated from the coding sequence ATGAACAATATACTCATTATTGATGATGAAGAGGATATTCTGGAAATCCTCTCGGATGTCATTAAGGGCTGGGGACATCTTCCCATTATTGCCAGAGATGGAAAAGACGGGCTTAGAAAATTTCAGGAAGTGCCTGTGGATTTGATTTTGAGTGATATAAAAATGCCGAATTTAGACGGCATTAGTCTTCTTGAACGGATCCGAAGCTCAGACAAACAGATTCCGGTTATTTTACTTACAGGCTACCCCTCCGTTGATTCGGCTGTGCACGCTATGAAACAGGGCGCATTTGACTATATCACCAAACCTGTGAATTTGGATGAGCTGCGCATTAAAATTGACCGCGGTCTGGAACGGGCACGAATGAATCAATCCCTGAATTTCCTGAAGAGCATTAATTGGTCCCTTCTCATTTCGATTCCCATCTGGCTTATTCTGGGGATTATCCTGGCCAAGCTTCTCCGATAA